The Lycium ferocissimum isolate CSIRO_LF1 chromosome 8, AGI_CSIRO_Lferr_CH_V1, whole genome shotgun sequence DNA segment AGTATATCTTATCTTCAAGTGTTCTATCTCATCAGTTAATGACACCGAGAGAATATATTTGTTTTCCACTTAACCAAGATGTAAAAACAGATCTTTAGCTGCTCCATTATTTAACAATCAATCTTGTCTAATTATTCCTTCCAAAATCATCAGAAACTAAAAgcttcatgaaatattaaaatatagCAAGAAGGTTTCAAAATTCAGGAGAATTCTGACCTTTCAGCAAGCATTGCTGAGCCTTCTTCAAACAGTTCCTCTACAATGCCTACAGCTGACAGCTTTTTCGATAGTTTAGCAACAGATTTATGCGACTTTCTTCTGAAGAAAAGGGATTGGAACTTGTTATACTTCTTGGGAGGAGTTGCAGGCTGTACAGTGTTATCGGGAGGAATTATGTCAACTACTATGCATGTTGTGTCATCCTTCAGCCCACGGGTCCTCNNNNNNNNNNNNNNNNNNNNNNNNNNNNNNNNNNNNNNNNNNNNNNNNNNNNNNNNNNNNNNNNNNNNNNNNNNNNNNNNNNNNNNNNNNNNNNNNNNNNGGGGGGAACTTAGTTAAAAGGGGCACTTTCTGAAAATGAATAGAGGTATATAACATAGAAAATGACCCTCTGTATGCATGGACGATTGTGAAATAACACGGATACGATCTGTTGATTTTGTGAATTTGTGACGGACGAGTTCGAGAATTTGGTTTGCTTTGTTTTTCCTATGCTTTACAGGGAAAATCACTTGAATATAAAAATTACTTCTCTAATGAAAACTAAACAAttacatactcatatacatacattaaagaaaaaaatcatttttcaaaatttattaatacatGCACATAAATTCTTTACCGCTTTAAGGGGAAAACTATATTGTTTTACCTATATAGAGTTATTCAAAATCAAATATCTTTTGATGACTAAACCCACTTCCGGGAtgaaattatttcataaaaagtaaaaataagtgTTAATAACGAATGGGttaaaatatgattatttttaaaaaaaaattctaaaaacgTAACAACAATTACTaacaaataatatttaaaataattattattctcTGGGAACAACATTAAGTAGAAACGGAAGGCAAGAAGACCTAAAAGCGTACAATAAACTTTTTGTTTGTAATAATTAGTATACTACTtatgaatattgtatacctTTGAATACAatcactattatatatatattattatctaCAATAATTAATACTACTTTCTGTATTTTGTGAATGACATTTAACATGATTCAAAGGCTTACGTTACTTTGTTTTCCTCTATAAAATGAGCCTGAACTACTCTCTCTACCTTTGAAGAGAATGACTCCTCAAAAACCATTTTATTATCATCTTTAAAAAAGGTTAGGtgatgttttcattttttttcccatatgtatgtattacattaactttaattttttgttggtGTTACGGTTTCTTTTTATCACTTTACctctataattaaaaaaaaaaaaaaaaaccactttGCAATGCATTGACGTctaaccgcgcgaagcgcgggctatttgactagtttatatatataaaagagagACATAGGCCCGGTGACGTGGCACTCTCTTAGACCAGcatacatatttatcttttgacttaaattttcacccttttttcctatttaaaattaaaaaatatggaaACTCTTGAGAAAGGTTGTGTCCTATTTAGTGATAAATCTCTTCTCTAACGTTGGCTTCTTCTTTTAAAACAACGTCAAACTCCAAGCACCACATGGAAAAACCATTCTACTCTCGATCAATATACCATCACAAAAAAATTAGCAATAATTTTAAACTTTGACCATGCGGACGcaccaaaaaatttaaacttttcccATGGACACGCACCAAAAATACAGATaacatttgaaaattaaaactcTTTTACTACTCTTACACTCAACCAAATCGCAATGGAGGTAGGCGGGACTCTCGGGCATAATTGATAAATTATCGTTTTCCCAATCTTCTAATCTTTCATCGTCCCTTTAGAGCGTTGCATCTTCTTTAACAAAGgtaagtatttattttttccccAATTTTTATATCTAAATAGTGCATATATCTAAATAATTAAGTAGTTGTACGAAGCGGgacaaaaggaaagaaaaggcaaTAGAGTATTGAGGAGGATGATTGAGAAGGAGAttgaaaaacagaaaaagatgaaaaacgagcattaaaaggaaaaaatgaaaacgggatattttttaggaaaatcaaTACATAACAGAATTCGGTGGACAAACTATGCAAATATCGGTGTTCCcacttatttcattttcttttttgtttttttggttcCACGCTTTTGTTATTTGAATtgtaaaagttttttaaaaaaacatctACTCTCTACTACCTTATGAAAGAATCAAGATaaatatcaagaaaaattacttatttatatattaaattaatataaatatgtgCTAAACCCCATCAGACACATatataaaagtgaaaattttcttcaaaaattatttcttataCAAAATTTGATAGCGCAAAATGTAGTTGTTTATATTTGTGATTTCATTAATATAttacaaaattttatattttatgtttgaaaattttatcTAGACCAAATGTttataaaaatgttattttaaaGTTTATTGATGTTTTTCCTCTTTTGACCTTAGGAATTACTTAAAGGTGGCTCTTCCCTTTTTCCTACCAACAATAGTAGCTGATGATAATTTGAAGTGTCAGCCAAAGTATTATGCAAATTAAGTGATTTTGTCTTTACattttaagatatatatatatatatatatatatatatatatatagctttttGATTTTACAGTAAAAAGTTTCATGAATTgaataattttattcatttagcttATGCATGCAGATTGTTCCCATCAATTTGTTTTGGTTTCTATGCTTTGCTgtaaaaaaaagttgttttaattaataaatttttcaatgTTTTGAATATCTTTTGAAATGTATGAATTTTTGTATGTCTTAATGTAGTTGGACGTCTCAATTTCTCTATAGTTGTTTTAAGTTGAAAAtggtatttggaaattggacttgtgtttggacatggatacaaattgaagttatttttgagtttttgtgAGTTATTTGGAGTGAAAATTGTAAAACAactttttagaattttttgaatttcaattttttttggaattttcgaAAAATTATAACAATTATATGTCAAAAGAGTTTTCAGGAATACTAGTGAAAACTATCCATGGCCCAAACGGGCACTTAATTTTTACAAGTTCAAGTATCAATTTTGGGTCTTCAACCATAGTTATTTCAatcttatagcctgtttggccaagcttatttttctccaaaagtacttatttttctcaaaaagtgcttattttaaaaaagtgaagtgtttggccaagcttttgggagaaaataagtgttttcgGAGAGTAGCAGAAGCaatttttcaaaagctaaaaaaaatagtttttccgTAGAAgcactttttttgaaaagtacttttgataAAAATACACTTCGAAGCACTTTTTAGAAGCTTgtccaaacactaattgctgctcaaaattgattttaaaattaatcggtcaaacacaaactacttctcacaaaaagtacttttgaaaaaaacactTCACAAAATAAGCTgtattctttttcaaaatttagaaaatgATGGCTTTGGAACATAGCAAATATTTCTAGCTGACACCGTGTATATTCTGCCAACTTTTGAACACTTTCTTGGTAGTTTCTAGTGAGAAAAGGAGCAATTGGAAAGTTGGATCTTTTATGCAATGTTGTATTTACATTTTCATACTATCTTTACGTGTCTTTTACACCTTGTTTGGAACGTTTGTTACCCATTGTATCTTATTGTATCGTTACCGCAATTCTGATATTTGtttttgattgttatttaaaatgtattgtattgtattgttaaCTTTAAATCGTTACATGTGATAAGCATATTTATGTAATAGCAGGTTGGTGTTATCCCTTCGTTACCTAATTTCTCTTTCCAATTATGTCCTCACAatctattttaccctttaccCTTATATTATTTAACACCACCCAAATATACTTACCTACATCTTCTTCGTTCTTCTCTCTCCTTCTAGGTTTAGATGTGTGGCTGCTCTCCTTTTCTTTCATCATCTCTCTCCTTCTGCGTTTTGGTTAGAAAATCTTTACTAATTTCaatttaattattaattgtcAAATTTTGTTCTCAAGAGCTATTTTGTTCGTATGCTAagagaaaatggaaaaattctTGAATTGCAATGTCTGATTGGAGAAGTGCACTGTTGCTTCTACATTGGATATATAAGGAACTTGTAACGAAAAAAAAGTGTACTTATTATTGTTTttaatattcataacatgtttgtCATTAATTTTGGTAGAATTTGCATGAATTTAACAGCTTATATGTAACACCCCGCATCTTGGAACTATGTCTAagctcatatcattagagttctAGTGGAAACATTTTAAGGTTtgacgttttgcgaaaatggttcaTGGGCCTATTTCGGGCAGCGATAACTCCTTGAtcggtttggaatttgggaaggtACTATCAATGAAGTTGTAGTATgcagaaatacctttctaacgatataaggaccaagccaatcagagatcggagcaaggagatatgatcgtctcaatatggctaatagtaaggcacttgaaatcctatagaatcggctaagttttcgatacgtctgccttccagtcaACTTTagtgaaaatccgttgggaatttgaagaaaacttcctcaatgaaagttgtagccctttgaaatagctttcaacggtatcttacggggtcaaacggacatctgtgcaaaaagttatgcccattttactgaagcctATTCGCTGGAAATTTTGCCGGCGTAACGGTGACGTTACGGGCCGTAACATGAGTTGCAGGACCGTAACAGTGGGCCGTAACACGTCAAAAATTTCCAGAACCTCACTGGAAATTTTCACCAAGATACGGTAcaagatacggtccgtatctcgTGTTACGGGACCGTAACGGTGACCGTATCTTGGTCCGTATATACGTTTCGGGTCAcctgacttcgggaggccataaccctatcataaattgggaatttgggaaaactcaagaacgaaagttttagataattgaaaaacctttccaaccataggtcgtgggttcatagGCGACGTCGGGATAGGGAGATATAGACGTTTTAAGACAGATAGGTCTCAACCCGTTTTCAAGTTGGGTCAACCCATTTTTCCCCTTAGTATTTAAGGGAAATGAAAACCCTAGCAGCCTCCATTTCcctcaaatttcagatttttagagagagagtgagagaggAGAGCTAGAGAGAGAAGTAGGAAATCAACCAAGTTTTAAGGCCCAAATCCCGaagctcgtgaaggataaagtgtagtacaagtTGTTGCCGTCATTTTAAGCTAAAGATCGGACAGGGGTGTTGATTTCGTGGTGACTACCCAAAAAAGGTAATGTTTCTACTCCCTAATCAATtgtagttgtgaattgatgaacTCTTGGGAGAATAATAATTGGTTTGTTGAAAAGAatcatatgaactatgctagagttgttggattgttgacttggaaTTGTTATattcatatgggtgatgaagaatgatgttaattacatctaattgagattttaaatttgctagaagtaatagaatggggatttggtgaagaaaacaccattaatgagggGTTGTGGAGTTTCGTATCACAGTGTTTGATAAAAATGCTTAGATGAACAAAGCATGGATATTGTTGCTAACATAGAATCCGTTTTATGACATGTCTTTGCTATAGGTTAAGTTGAAGGGATTGGAGGACATTGTGATACGCTCCGGGGGGTTAAGGTATTAACTTCCCCCCACAGGGGGCC contains these protein-coding regions:
- the LOC132066155 gene encoding probable protein phosphatase 2C 15; its protein translation is MVFEESFSSKVERVVQAHFIEENKVTTRGLKDDTTCIVVDIIPPDNTVQPATPPKKYNKFQSLFFRRKSHKSVAKLSKKLSAVGIVEELFEEGSAMLAERLGSEDSNDPSMSGLFICAVCQVDLAASEGISVHAGSIFSTSSKPWQGPFLCADCRNKKDAMEGKRPSGVKVA